Genomic window (Pleurodeles waltl isolate 20211129_DDA chromosome 2_2, aPleWal1.hap1.20221129, whole genome shotgun sequence):
TTTACATTTTTGGGATGAGAAAAAAGAGGAAACATTTGGTATTCCCACTAGCGTCTTTCCACAGAAAATAAGATCAGATAAATGTGGGAAGCTTCTCCTATTATAGCGAATGGTAGATTCCCCTCCGATTCACCAGCCCACCAGACGCACAAATCCGCGGGGGCACTGCCATTCTGGATTATATGATAACCAACTATCAGACATTCTCCATGGAACATGACATAAAAGTAATAGAGACAACACTCAGCGATCATAACATCCTGGTTGCACCTATTAACCTGACAGTTCACCCGGCTGATTCCTGGTGCCTGGATGGGTATTAAAACTGGTAGAACGCATTGGTCTCATGACAGGGTCAAGGGGCTCAATGGTATTCTAGAGACTGTCTCAGGAAATCTTGAAAACTAGGGAGGAATATTTTAGAGAAATTTTCTGAGTTCATGCAGCAGCTAACTGTGATCGCCCGCCATAAGTTCCAGGGCAAGCATACAGTAAAACCCCTACTTCTACTAAATAGAGAAATGAATGCCCTTACACACAAACAATACAGGGAATGCACTTTGGAAAAGTATATTCAATTGAGTTTCTTTAAAAGAAGAAGGAGGCGTATAAAAGCACATCTAAAACAAGAAGCTATTGATAGATTTTGGACCGATATAAGAGAAGCAGCTTTTAACTGCTATTTAAGATGCTTCTGGTCATTGGTAGCAGATGGGTCCAGCTCGAGAACTAGTTCTCTCCCAATTGCCATTAATGAATCAAGTTGGAGCACTATCATTTCTGTTCTCTATGCATTAAACGGGAATACTGTGGAGTTTCCTCCAATTGGTGACGATCCCTCATACTCTTACCCTACTATGAAAGAAATTGAGGTAATTATTAGAGGCTTGCGTAGCTCTGCGGCAATGGGTCCTGATCAAATCCCCATTTCAGTTATAAAACACGATATTCTCACCGGGAGCAAAATATTATTTCAGGTCTATTAGTGTTGCTATGAAACTAGAAAAATTCCACCATCCTGGAAGGGTAGTATTATTGTTCCCCTTTTCAAGAATGGGAACCGTAATTGTCCCGGGAATTAGATTGCTCTGTTGGATGTGGTGGGTAAAATATTTGCCAAATACTTGCTCTCCCAGATTAATGACTGGGCAGAAAGAAACAAAATCATTTCTCTGGAGCAATCAGGCTTTTGAGTTAAACATGGTACGATTGATAACATCTCGCCCTTcaggtaataaatgagaaataCGTAACTCTGATCAGAGAGGTGATCTACGCAGCCTTTATTGACTTTTCCACTGCATTTGATAAGGTAGATCGGACTATGTTATGGGCAAAGCTTTCTCGACTAGGCACTCTCTTCCACAAACTCGGCCCTCTCTGCAGCAACCTTAAGACTTGAGATGGGCCTGCAAAGTGCTTTTATTCAAGGTCTCGCTGGGGTTGTACGTTGGGTTGTTAGTATGATGAACTGTGGAGATGATTCTCTGAgatcattattaaaaaaataagtctTGGCCGGCAGCAGGTCAAAATACACCATTGGCAGGAATTTTATACACGCCATAGATTTCCTACAGTTAGATCCTGCCTCCATTCCCACACTTCCACAGTCACAGTTAAAAGCCAACCTTAGGCATTTAACCCGCACGCAAGCCTCCGTCGGGACAAAAAGGCCTGGGCACCCAGGCAGGGTTTTCAATTTGTAACCAACACTATTCTTCTGAGGAAAATGCAGCCCTACCTCAGCTGGAACCTGCCTCACAGGATCAGGCGATTCTGGCTCCTACTTCGTCAGGGGCTGCTTCTCCTCAGCTCATTACGGGCCAGATGGTATGGATCCTCAGCTACTTGTAATCTCTTTCATAATGGTGATCAAGACCTCAACCATGTAGTTTTCATATGTCCAGCCTTGCTGTTTCCCCGCAGTAAGTGGATACGTCCTATTTGTCTCAAACTTTCTTTACGCACAGCTTCTGAACTAATGTTGACCTTTTCTGACCCCCTCAATGAGATGTTTTGCTACAGAGTCTTTAATTTCTTTGAAACCTTTTTATCCTTGTATTAAATTCAATTATCAAATTTTGTTTAAAGTTTGTTTAGGAATAATGTTTGCTTTACGTGAGTAGATGCTTCTGGGGGGGTGGGCGTTTTTTGTATATATAATATtggtttatttattcattttatgtatgtattttttttatgtggacctctATAGATTTCCATATcacaataaacttaaacttgaaacttgaaagcGCCTGTTTGGGAGGAAGGGTGCATGAAGACATTACTATTCACCTGCATTTAGTTATTACGAACAACAAGGTGCACTACTTTCTAATTACAGGCACATTCTGATATTGGAATGCacttgtaataataacaataaaacaaacaGCTTTATCTGGAAAATAGTGTTATGATATattataacaagcactggcaaaggcaatcaGTCTTGTTCTACCAATACAGTCAGATCACCACTAGGGGTTTGGAATTTTGTTTAAAATTGGGTAGGCATTTGTAAGCTAATAATGGTGGCTGAGCATCTGTGATGTGTATTTTatttagttgtaagttggccatcAAACTGTGCATAGATGCACCATTCTCACCAGGTTGAAAATGCAGAACATAATATTTAGccattttgaaatgttatttttgtatacttccaagatggctgctaggaCGGGCCTGATACTTTGTATCATGGGATCTGGTGACCATCTAGCAAGTATATTTTCTATGTTTTAAAGAGTGCTGTCACATTGCTTGTAGATGCAACATTGCACCTACCTTGAAAGTATAGAAAATAACACTTGGGAATTTTATAACTTTATTGTTATATTTATACTTTCAAGATAGCCACAGCAATTGACTTTGCCAATCCCACCTCAAGTTTAAAAGCATCCAGTATTGGCAAAGTCAGTACTGATGAGCGGCGATGGCAGGAGAGGTGCGATCAGGGTGAGGGTTACAAAAGCAGGGAGAGGAGGAAAGgcaggggagagaaagagaaagagagagagagagaggggggctcTGAGATGCATAGCGTAGATAAAAAAATAACATCACTAGAGTTTGGGGAGAGTGAGACAGTAATGAGAGAAAAAGCGGAAGCGTATGCTCCATCTATAAAAAAAGCGAACAGGACAGAGGGACAGAGTGAAAGGAGCAGGGCATACACTAACATGAAGTGCAAAACCACAAATGAGAGTTaaactaaaagaaaataaatgttccCTGAAGTCAGCATTGGAAGGATACATTCAAACAATCAAAACCAAGAGTGCGACCTAAATGCTGCAGAGGGAGGACAAGCAGAACAACAGGGAACACACCCATCGAATCAAGAAAAGCAATAGACAAATGAACTATCCAGTTACGACAACTATGAAGCCCCCTCTAAAAAGTATGGAAACATTGATTACAACGCTGTCTGTAGCGAGTCCCCAAAAGTAATATTAGGTAAGAGTACTTAACCTAGAGAAGTGTGAAGTTGGGTAGCTTGAAGGATGGCATGAAGGTGAATCACCAGTTTCTGTACTGTGGGTTTAAAAGTGATTGCAGATGGGTTCCTCTTTTCTGCTTCACTATTGCAGCAAGTACCACAAAGGCTGCCTTTTTCCCCAAAGAAATATAGAGGGAGGACAATTGGAGGTCATCAGCACTGTGAGCTCTGCTCTTTGGTACTCGGGACAACTACATTTTACAGAACAACACCTGCAAAACTATAACATATGGTATAACATTTCAGTTATTAACTTGACTAAACacttatttgttttaaaataagaATTCTTTATACTGAAGTAGAATCTGAATGGCTATTCATAATGGTTGAAACAACATTGGGTGTTCAATAGATTTAAGATTCTAGAAATAATGAGTTAGGGCTGCCATTTAAGTTTAATGGTCATCGGCATGCAAatcagtgtttaaaaaagaaacacactgCAAGACTGTTGTATCATAACTGAATACAAACCACCAAACGTCCATGGGTTTGAttttttggtgtgttgttttaatacaaaatgtgtatgtgaaatCTCGAAAACACCAAGGTGGTTTATATAGACTTAGGGAACACAATGAAtctgtaaaaaaaatctaaatagtgCATCAACCTGTTTGCTTTATATAGGATCTCTTTCTGCAATTATGATGTCTCTAAGAACTATAGCTAGCAGGTGTTACTATTACCCAATTAATGAATGTAAAATTAAGAACCTAGGCTTATGTCTAGGAAGTagaaggattaaaaaaaataaaatatgtatttatttgttataAATAGTGCTGACATTGTACATGTAGGCACTTCACAATGCTAGCCTTTAGTTGCAGGAAATCCTATTTTCCATGCTTCTCCCAAGGTGTTATATGGTTGGTCGAACAGACAGCCTTCTATTCCGGAACACCTTCTCTGCTCCATCTGGGCAGACTAACGTAGACTACACCCTCCACCACAGGGGGAGGTGGGAGCTGAGCAAGCCACAAGGACCAGGGCGTTGAACCTGCTAACAGCGTAATGCTGTTAGTCGCTCCTCTGGAAGgaagaaaaatgacacaagccAGGTAACCACAAAGAACATATATTATGAGAATACAGCAACATTAGTACAGAGGCACTCAATCACTCTGGAAACTCATAAGTGCAAAACCCTGAGCTCCACTAAAGATTCACTGAAGCACTGACATGTTGTCTTTCATGCTTGACAAGTTCAGAACgggcctctgccaccacagaaggTCGGAGAAAAAATGCAGGGCAAACTCTTTTGTGTGCTAGAAGACATCATGGACAGCTAAAATAGGTTTGCTGGAGTTGTTGTGCAAAAATGTAGGTCTCCCAGCAGGGATGTTGACTCTATTATAACTGAACTTCTCTTCGAACTGTGGTCTTGTCTTTAACAGTGCAGCTCTTGTGGTCTGGAGTGCAGCCAATGATGGtctcacctggataagacagtgaAATGATAAAGTGATACATGCACCAGACTGACAAGTGAGAGTAAGCCAAATATTAATGAGTACAACTCTATTCCTAATAATGAAAAACAGTAGGCTTTCTTATTCGAATCAATGTTATCTGTAACACCTTCAGCTTATAAGTGGCTGGAAGCACCTGGGAATGCCAATGAATACTGGTTTCATCATGGTGATCTCAGATAAATTAATGGAATGAAGGTAGCAGCTGTGTAGTTTGGACCAAACTTAAGATCATATTTTAACCAGAAAACTCCTATCTTACCCCTCTGTTTCCAGCAATAGAGTGGTTTGCCACCTAGCCACTATTAAAGTTCACCTGTCAAACTCAGCTAGCCACTTATATCAAATTATAGCAGTATCTGATGAGCAATCAGTGTTTATTTGTAGGAATGGTCTATCCAATCCTTTATTTgattaattttctttattttcaaattaaatatatatgtatgttgatTGCTTACTCTTAAGTAGGTTGTCAACATGTTTCATCATGCATTTTATACATAGATCTCATGCCTTCATCAGATGTGTCAATCACTCCTTTCATAAATCACCCAAAGGTAAATACATTTTCAGGTGATATATACAGGTTGTGTATAAAATAGTAAATATGTTTGATTCATAATGTGCTGATGACAGACAAAAGAATTGCATATCCCTTCCTTAAGGTTTTCTTTGATGCATCCTGCTCCCATTTAGGGTGCTTCATACATATCTATGCTTCAGTGTAACAAATCTTTTCtcttttgtttattttacaaaTAATAACAGTACATTAAAGCAAACTGAAGTGTCAAATCTTGCTGAATGTTTCTTTCTATGAACTGATTTTCTCTGTAATGTTATCTGAGTAAACCACCAGAATGGAGAGCATATTTCATTCCTGAAAGACATGAAAAGTGCTTACCATGTTTAGTAAATTCACACTTGTCATATGTTATCTAACGGTTTATTTATCTTGTAACATGCACTGATAATGTTtttctgtttattattgtttaggaGTGAAATTAGAAGAATTCCTGTCTCCTGGTGCCAGTCTGAAGTGCACAGTCTGTAACTACACAGCAGACTCAGTGGTCAACTTTCACCAGCACCTGTTCTCACATCTTACTCAAGCAGCTTTCAGATGCAGTCAGTGCCATTTTGGCTTCCAGACTCAAAGGGAGCTCTTGCAGCACCAAGAACTCCATGTCCCTGGCAGCAAACTACAGAGAGAAAGTGATATTGAACACTCTCCAAGTGGTAATGAGGAGACTTTGCAGCAGACAACAGACATGCTGAACAGAAGTGAAGCCCACCAGAGCCAAAAGAATGCTCAGAGCAAGGATGCCGCATCTGACACAGAGCTAGAAAAATGTGAGAAGAAACCACAGCCTTTTCTGCAGTCTGCCACAAACAAACAAGGTTTttcattcacaaaaataaaatctgAGCCATCGAGCCCTAGGATGGCTTCATCTCCCGTCCAGCCCAACATGGGGCCATCTTTCACTATGGGCCCTTTCCTTTCTCAATTTGCTTTTCCTCAGGACATCACAGTAGTCCCACAAGCATCAGAAATCTTAGCAAAGATGTCAGAACTGGTACATCGGCGACTAAGACATGGAAGCAGCAACTACCCTCCTGTCATTTACAGTCCACTCATGCCAAAAGGAGCTACTTGTTTTGAGTGTAATATTACTTTCAACAATCTAGATAACTATTTGGTGCATAAAAAACATTACTGCAGCAGCCGATGGCAACAGATAAAGTCACCAGATTTCTCTAATGTGTCGGAAAAAATGTCTGAAGCTGTAAGCCCCAGTAATGCCCAAAATGCGATCAGCATTCTTACTGCGCCTGCTCACTCATCTGATTCTGAGTCTCAGCTCCTGCCTGCACCCTGCATTAACTCGGGCACAGTCCTGGATATGCTTGGCTCAAGTAATAAGAATAATGAAAAGGATTTTGCTGCACAGGTCAAGAAGCTGACAGCTGTCAACAgcgaagagaaaatgaatgggaaacCATCTGACGTGAAGAGCCCGAGTGTGCCTATCCAAGAAGGTGACAACTGTGACCCCAATAAGACGACATGTGAAGCCTGCAATATAACTTTCAGTCGGCATGAAACTTTTATGGTCCACAAACAATATTACTGTGCCACGCGCCATGATCCACCACTAAAGAGATCCACATCCAACAAAGTGCCTGCCATGCAGAGAACTATGCGCACTCGCAAGAGGAGAAAAATGTACGAGATGTGCCTCCCCGAGGTAGATCAGAGACCACAATTGAATCAACACAGGTTTCTTCAAGTCACTAACCTTGGCAATCCATGCACATCATCTCAGGATTCGTCAGACAGTCTTGGAGACTGCTATCACGCTAGGTGCGATATCTTCACAGGAATGGCCCCGAAACACCAGGAACCTCCCCTCACCATCAATAAATGTCCTCCAGCTTCAAAGTGTGATGCCTCCCATGTCACCCCTTCCTGCTTGGAAATAGACGCGCCCATAGACCTCAGTAAAAAGTGCTTGGCTCAGTCAGAGAGGACCTCCGCTTCCCCCAAAAGGCTTCTAGACTACCATGAGTGCACTGTGTGCAAGATCAGTTTTAACAAGGTGGAAAACTACCTGGCCCACAAACAGAATTTTTGCCCAGTCACTGCACATCAACGTGGGGATTCAGCAAATCTTGACAGCAAGTTATTCCCTAATCCAGAAAGTGAACGGAGCAGCCCTGAGTCGAATTATGAAAGAAACATcataaaatgtgagaaaaatggaaTCTTAAAACAGCCGTCGCCTAATAgcaacatattttcatcacatttagcAACTCTGCAAGGACTAAAAGTATTTAATGACGCAGCTCAGCTTATAGCTGCGAAAGAAGAAAACAAAGCTCTGTTGCATCCCCAATGCTTTTATCCAGGTGCAATAAAGAAAGCGAAAGGGGTAGACCAGCTATCGCCATACTATGGAATCAAGCCAAGTGATTACTTGTCTGGCTCTCTTGTCATCCCCAGTGTGGATTTAGATCAAAGCACACGCTTAGGGGCGGAATCTCCCAAAGTCCACCCCCCTTCAAACGGGTGTGTTATCCCGAAGAAAGAGTCTCTGCCTCTGCTACCAAAAAACCGGGGCATGGTCATAGTGAATGGTGGACTGAAGCAAGAGGAGAGAGCCACATCCAATGCCCACCAAGAAAACATTTCCCAGAgtcctcagcaggaagatggtggtAAGTCTCCATCTTGGACCTCAGACAATCCGATAACGACCAATGAAAATGTCTCCCCCGCTATGCCTTCAGCCGAGGAACAACTGTCCAGTACCGCGAAAAGTGTAAACGGTTCCACGCAGGCGCCAACGAGCGGCAAATATTGTCGCCTTTGTGACATCCAGTTCAACAACCTTTCAAACTTTATAACTCACAAGAAGTTTTACTGTTCCTCACATGCAGCAGAACATGTTAAATGAACAATGTAATCCCCGTGAATACCATTGTGTGGGGTGTGGTTTTGTGCCGCGTGAAGTCGTGAGGAAAGCTGCTTGAATTACATCTGGACACAATCAGGAGATCATTTGTTTTACTGACTTTAAGACTTGAAGTGTGAATTCATGATACAGTTCATTAGTAAAAGTGTATCATTGGTGCCATGAAAAACACATTAACTTATTTTACCAGCAGTATTCATAGCTGtggttatgttatttttttatttaaaaaactttaTATTAAAGTCATTTGTAATGTTATTGTATAGTTATCGTGTAGCACATATGGTTTGCACTGTACAGTAGGATTTAAAAAACCCAGTTACAGACAAAACAAAAAGCGTTTTAGAAATAGCTTCAAAAGCACTTGTGTATCTTGATTTTTCTTAAAAGCTGTTGCAAATATACTGTATGTAGATGCTAAAATATAACTTgcaaataatatttcaaatgtgtaaaatatgccttaaaattgcatttttataaataaaaacccAGGCTAAATTTGCACTTTATATTTTAGCAGATACTTTGATCTTTAGGCTTTGCATTTGTATGTCGCAGTTGGATCCCAGTCCATTTCCTCAATCTTAAAACATGTATGTCATAGCAAGATGAAAAATCTTCCCTTGTATAGTACTCGTATTTTCTTTTGCTAATGCCTCTTGTGtcactttttaaatatttgctGTTAAATGCAATACTTTATAAAGAACAAAAAACTACTGGAAGCAGTATTGTCAGGAATGAGGCCAGGGCAATCACTTTTATCCTTCGAAGAGTAGAGCCTAAATCTAAACCCTAAACTCAATGCTGCAAATATGAATCAAATTCAAATGTATaatatatttacagaaatatgtgtAGCAATACTGCCACTGGTTATCACAGAAATAATGTTCTACTTCTGATAGGAAAGACATTCTCAACAGATGTTGTTACTATGCATGTATATGGATGGAATAAAATTCCTGATCGTTGGAGAAACTTGAAAGTACTTTTTTCAAGCTAGTTATTTAAGCAAACCAAAATATATACATTAAGCATTCTAGGATTATGGTAATGACGTTTGTCTCTGCCAACATACAACACATACAAAAGGCATTAAGAGGTCCAGAAAAAAAAAGACCTGTATTGGCAAGGCCTGAGACAGTTCACAAACGTTGGCGCAAGCAGCCTATGCACACCCATCCTGAAAAACAGAcgtagagatgccaaaaggtaccatGGGAAGCATGGTTGTGTGTAGGTGAGTGAAACAAAGATGGTTGACTGCGGTTTCTCTCTGGCACCCTACAATCAATAGTAGAATGAAGGCCCTGAAGAAAGCGCAATTACCCTGCCACTATCTTAGAAACAAGGCAGATTAACACAATATGTTGAATCAATAAAGACTATCACGGTTGCAGGGTTGCCTTTTTTGAATGGATATCAACCATAAAATAGTTTTAATCTTTCAGG
Coding sequences:
- the ZFPM2 gene encoding zinc finger protein ZFPM2 → MSRRKQSKPRQIKRPLEDSIEDEEEDCLSEDIDMAPKDEFPSEDNFSTDFDPENVSCEDVDYLCSKGDEEGSQETAESDGDAQSEKALQPKVEIDDWDGPGELEVCQKDGERKIQSQRQLPVGTTWGPFAGKMDLNTESNALKTKASVPMVLTAGPKWLLDVTWQGVEDSKNNCIVYSKGGQLWCTTTKTISEGEELIAFVVDFDSRLQAATQMTLTEGMYPARLLDSIQLLPQQAAMASILPTAIVNKDIFPCKSCGIWYRSERNLQAHLMYYCSGRQRDNGQLTEDNEEPALHISSSCPFPQCTKSFSNARALELHLSTHSGVKLEEFLSPGASLKCTVCNYTADSVVNFHQHLFSHLTQAAFRCSQCHFGFQTQRELLQHQELHVPGSKLQRESDIEHSPSGNEETLQQTTDMLNRSEAHQSQKNAQSKDAASDTELEKCEKKPQPFLQSATNKQGFSFTKIKSEPSSPRMASSPVQPNMGPSFTMGPFLSQFAFPQDITVVPQASEILAKMSELVHRRLRHGSSNYPPVIYSPLMPKGATCFECNITFNNLDNYLVHKKHYCSSRWQQIKSPDFSNVSEKMSEAVSPSNAQNAISILTAPAHSSDSESQLLPAPCINSGTVLDMLGSSNKNNEKDFAAQVKKLTAVNSEEKMNGKPSDVKSPSVPIQEGDNCDPNKTTCEACNITFSRHETFMVHKQYYCATRHDPPLKRSTSNKVPAMQRTMRTRKRRKMYEMCLPEVDQRPQLNQHRFLQVTNLGNPCTSSQDSSDSLGDCYHARCDIFTGMAPKHQEPPLTINKCPPASKCDASHVTPSCLEIDAPIDLSKKCLAQSERTSASPKRLLDYHECTVCKISFNKVENYLAHKQNFCPVTAHQRGDSANLDSKLFPNPESERSSPESNYERNIIKCEKNGILKQPSPNSNIFSSHLATLQGLKVFNDAAQLIAAKEENKALLHPQCFYPGAIKKAKGVDQLSPYYGIKPSDYLSGSLVIPSVDLDQSTRLGAESPKVHPPSNGCVIPKKESLPLLPKNRGMVIVNGGLKQEERATSNAHQENISQSPQQEDGGKSPSWTSDNPITTNENVSPAMPSAEEQLSSTAKSVNGSTQAPTSGKYCRLCDIQFNNLSNFITHKKFYCSSHAAEHVK